The Fibrobacter sp. UWR4 genome includes a window with the following:
- a CDS encoding class I tRNA ligase family protein gives MVEPKQMALAPVFKKGTDIELKQIVAKMSKSLKNVVNPDDVVRDYGADSLRLYEMFMGPLDAVKPWQTKGIEGMNRFLGRAWRSVVGDDDAAPVFVDEAAPEEIQKIMHQSIIKVTSDIENMSFNTAISQLMIFNNEMMKMDKRYREPCETFVKLLQPFAPHIAEEMWSILGQVGSLTNVAWPEADASKAVENTVEVVFQVNGKLRAKANVAKDMDKAALEALAMANERVQEFTNGKTVVKVIAVPGKLVNIVVK, from the coding sequence ATGGTCGAGCCGAAGCAGATGGCGCTTGCGCCAGTCTTCAAGAAGGGTACCGACATCGAACTGAAGCAGATTGTTGCCAAGATGAGTAAGTCCCTGAAGAACGTTGTGAACCCGGACGACGTGGTTCGCGACTACGGCGCAGACAGCCTTCGTTTGTACGAAATGTTCATGGGTCCTCTGGATGCCGTGAAGCCTTGGCAGACCAAGGGCATCGAAGGTATGAACCGCTTCCTGGGCCGTGCATGGCGTTCTGTGGTAGGCGACGACGATGCAGCTCCCGTCTTCGTTGACGAAGCCGCTCCGGAAGAAATCCAGAAGATTATGCACCAGTCCATCATCAAGGTCACAAGCGACATTGAAAACATGAGCTTCAACACCGCTATCAGCCAGCTGATGATCTTCAACAACGAAATGATGAAGATGGACAAGCGCTACCGCGAACCTTGCGAAACCTTCGTAAAGCTCCTGCAGCCCTTTGCACCCCACATCGCCGAAGAAATGTGGAGCATCCTGGGTCAGGTCGGATCCCTCACCAACGTGGCATGGCCTGAAGCCGACGCAAGCAAGGCTGTGGAAAACACCGTCGAAGTCGTGTTCCAGGTGAACGGCAAGCTCCGCGCCAAGGCAAATGTCGCCAAGGACATGGACAAGGCTGCCTTGGAAGCCCTCGCCATGGCTAACGAACGAGTTCAAGAGTTTACCAACGGCAAGACCGTGGTTAAGGTTATTGCCGTGCCGGGTAAGCTGGTGAATATCGTTGTTAAATAA
- a CDS encoding DUF3800 domain-containing protein, with protein sequence MKEALPQKMYYYFDESGDPRILGHHGKNLLQEGSVSKTFSVGYVEISNPHQLLVDLEKLRKELMEDEYLQAVPSMRNLKNGFHANKDCAEVKEKVFKLLKKSDFEAYIIVARKNESVFRRKFNMSDKKLYKFLVAELLKNRLHLYSEIDIYFSEMGNVVSVNNMTEALNDAIAKFQQKWGKENNGKIRVFLQQPSHLPLLQVIDYVLWTVFRVYEKNDFRYFNFIREKIKLVHDIFDVQSNQFYGTFYTEKKPLEQKNWSPISG encoded by the coding sequence GTGAAAGAAGCGTTACCACAGAAAATGTACTATTACTTTGACGAGTCTGGTGATCCTAGAATTCTTGGGCATCATGGCAAGAATCTCTTGCAAGAAGGCTCCGTAAGTAAAACGTTTTCTGTTGGCTATGTGGAAATATCTAACCCACATCAGTTGCTTGTTGACTTGGAAAAATTACGCAAGGAATTGATGGAAGACGAATATCTCCAAGCGGTTCCCTCAATGCGGAATCTAAAGAATGGATTTCATGCTAACAAGGATTGTGCCGAAGTCAAGGAGAAAGTTTTTAAACTGCTGAAAAAATCGGACTTTGAAGCGTACATCATTGTTGCTCGTAAAAATGAATCTGTTTTTCGTCGCAAATTTAACATGAGCGACAAAAAACTGTACAAGTTTCTTGTTGCGGAACTATTGAAAAATCGTTTGCACCTTTACAGTGAAATTGATATCTATTTTTCGGAAATGGGTAACGTCGTTAGCGTTAATAACATGACTGAAGCCTTGAACGATGCTATCGCCAAATTTCAGCAAAAATGGGGAAAGGAAAATAACGGAAAAATCCGTGTATTTCTACAGCAGCCTTCTCATTTGCCATTGCTCCAGGTTATAGACTACGTACTTTGGACCGTATTCAGAGTATACGAGAAAAATGATTTCCGTTATTTTAATTTTATCAGGGAAAAAATAAAACTGGTCCATGACATCTTTGACGTGCAATCGAACCAGTTTTATGGGACCTTCTATACGGAGAAGAAACCGTTAGAGCAAAAAAATTGGAGTCCCATCAGCGGCTAG
- the leuS gene encoding leucine--tRNA ligase: protein MAKYNPQEIETKWQAYWAEHQTFKTGTDQSKPKFYCLDMFPYPSGAGLHVGHPEGYTATDIICRYKRSKGFNVLHPMGWDAFGLPAEQYAIQTGTHPAITTKKNCDNFRRQIQRLGLSYDWEKEVNTTDPKYYKWTQWIFKRLYGTWFDDEQQKGRPIEELPIPADVQAQGAAEVRKFKDSKRLAYYADAQVWWCKHCKIVCANEEVLNDGSHEKCGTKEVERRNLKQWLMRIPHYGDRLLKGLDKLDWPQGVKDMQKNWIGKSQGAEVDFAIADANGKPTENKLRVYTTRCDTLFGATYMVVAPEHKLVPTLTTPEQKEAVEAYVHAAALKSDLDRTELAKEKTGVFSGSYAINPLTGTKIPVWVADYVLTGYGTGAIMAVPAHDTRDFEFAKKFNLPVICIMEPDASCPEDVKPQVLAGEACWAADGTYINSQNDTLCLNGLNKEAGKAKVIEWLEANKIGKATVNYKLRDWLFSRQRYWGEPFPIIHWEDGEISTVDDAELPVQLPDLQDYKPGDGGQSPLANATEWLNVVDANGRKGVRETNTMPQWAGSCWYYLRYIDACNGDAFLAKELEKYWMPVDLYVGGAEHAVLHLLYSRFWHKVLFDLGLVSTDEPFQKLFNQGMILAFAYEDAAGSKVPTDEVEEKNGKFFKKGTDIELKQIVAKMSKSLKNVVNPDDVVRDYGADSLRLYEMFMGPLDAVKPWQTKGIEGMNRFLGRAWRSVVGDDDAAPVFVDEAAPEEIQKIMHQSIIKVTSDIENMSFNTAISQLMIFNNEMMKMDKRYREPCETFVKLLQPFAPHIAEEMWSILGHEGSLTNVAWPEADASKAVENTVEVVFQVNGKLRAKANVAKDMDKAALEALAMANERVQEFTAGKTVVKVIAVPGKLVNIVVK from the coding sequence ATGGCAAAGTATAATCCGCAAGAAATTGAAACCAAGTGGCAGGCTTACTGGGCTGAACATCAGACCTTCAAGACTGGCACCGATCAGTCCAAGCCCAAGTTCTACTGCCTGGACATGTTCCCGTATCCCAGTGGCGCGGGCCTTCACGTTGGTCACCCCGAAGGTTACACCGCAACGGATATCATTTGCCGCTACAAGCGCAGCAAGGGCTTTAACGTTTTGCACCCCATGGGTTGGGACGCCTTCGGTCTGCCTGCAGAACAGTACGCTATTCAGACCGGTACCCATCCGGCAATCACCACCAAGAAGAACTGCGATAATTTCCGCCGTCAGATCCAGCGCCTTGGCCTCTCCTACGACTGGGAAAAGGAAGTGAACACCACCGACCCGAAGTATTACAAGTGGACCCAGTGGATCTTCAAGCGCCTTTACGGCACCTGGTTCGATGATGAACAGCAGAAGGGCCGCCCCATTGAAGAACTGCCCATTCCCGCCGACGTTCAGGCTCAGGGTGCAGCAGAAGTTCGCAAGTTCAAGGACTCCAAGCGTCTCGCTTACTATGCCGACGCTCAGGTCTGGTGGTGCAAGCACTGCAAGATTGTTTGCGCTAACGAAGAAGTTTTGAACGACGGTTCTCACGAAAAGTGCGGCACCAAGGAAGTGGAACGCCGTAACCTGAAGCAGTGGCTCATGCGCATTCCGCATTATGGCGACCGCTTGCTGAAGGGCCTCGATAAGCTTGACTGGCCCCAGGGTGTGAAGGACATGCAGAAGAACTGGATCGGCAAGAGCCAGGGTGCAGAAGTGGATTTCGCAATCGCTGATGCAAACGGCAAGCCCACCGAAAACAAGCTCCGCGTCTATACCACCCGTTGCGATACCCTGTTTGGCGCAACCTACATGGTGGTGGCTCCTGAACACAAGCTGGTTCCGACCCTCACTACTCCGGAACAGAAGGAAGCTGTGGAAGCCTACGTTCACGCCGCCGCCCTCAAGAGCGACCTGGACCGTACCGAACTGGCCAAGGAAAAGACCGGCGTGTTCTCTGGCTCCTACGCCATCAACCCGCTGACCGGCACCAAGATTCCGGTTTGGGTGGCTGACTACGTTTTGACTGGCTACGGCACCGGCGCTATTATGGCAGTGCCCGCCCACGACACTCGTGACTTCGAATTTGCAAAGAAGTTCAACCTGCCTGTTATCTGCATCATGGAACCGGACGCATCCTGCCCGGAAGACGTGAAGCCCCAGGTTCTCGCTGGCGAAGCATGCTGGGCTGCCGACGGCACCTACATCAACAGCCAGAATGACACCCTCTGCCTCAACGGCCTCAACAAGGAAGCTGGCAAGGCTAAGGTGATCGAATGGCTGGAAGCCAACAAGATCGGTAAGGCTACCGTGAACTACAAGCTCCGTGACTGGCTCTTCAGCCGTCAGCGTTACTGGGGCGAACCGTTCCCGATTATCCACTGGGAAGATGGCGAAATCTCTACCGTCGACGATGCAGAACTCCCCGTGCAGCTGCCGGACTTGCAGGACTACAAGCCGGGTGACGGCGGTCAGTCTCCGCTGGCCAACGCAACTGAATGGCTGAACGTGGTTGACGCTAACGGCCGTAAGGGTGTTCGCGAAACCAACACCATGCCGCAGTGGGCTGGTTCCTGCTGGTACTACCTCCGCTATATCGACGCCTGCAACGGCGACGCATTCCTGGCCAAGGAACTCGAAAAGTACTGGATGCCTGTCGACCTTTATGTGGGCGGTGCAGAACACGCTGTGCTCCACTTGCTGTACAGCCGTTTCTGGCACAAGGTCCTCTTCGACCTGGGCCTCGTCTCTACCGACGAACCCTTCCAGAAGCTCTTTAACCAGGGCATGATTCTTGCCTTCGCTTACGAAGACGCAGCCGGCTCCAAGGTTCCCACCGACGAAGTGGAAGAAAAGAACGGCAAGTTCTTCAAGAAGGGTACCGACATCGAACTGAAGCAGATCGTTGCCAAGATGAGTAAGTCCCTGAAGAACGTTGTGAACCCGGACGACGTGGTTCGCGACTACGGTGCAGACAGCCTTCGTTTGTACGAAATGTTCATGGGTCCTCTGGATGCCGTGAAGCCTTGGCAGACCAAGGGCATCGAAGGCATGAACCGCTTCCTGGGCCGCGCATGGCGTTCTGTGGTGGGTGACGACGATGCAGCTCCCGTCTTCGTTGACGAAGCCGCTCCGGAAGAAATCCAGAAGATTATGCACCAGTCCATCATCAAGGTCACAAGCGACATTGAAAACATGAGCTTCAATACCGCTATCAGCCAGCTGATGATCTTCAACAACGAAATGATGAAGATGGACAAGCGCTACCGCGAACCTTGCGAAACCTTCGTAAAGCTCCTGCAGCCCTTCGCACCCCACATCGCCGAAGAAATGTGGAGCATTCTCGGTCACGAAGGATCCCTCACCAACGTGGCATGGCCTGAAGCTGACGCAAGCAAGGCTGTGGAAAACACCGTTGAAGTCGTGTTCCAGGTGAACGGCAAGCTCCGCGCCAAGGCAAATGTCGCCAAGGACATGGACAAGGCTGCTTTGGAAGCTCTCGCCATGGCTAACGAACGCGTTCAGGAGTTTACTGCTGGCAAGACCGTCGTGAAGGTCATTGCCGTGCCGGGTAAGCTGGTGAATATCGTGGTGAAGTAA
- a CDS encoding outer membrane beta-barrel protein: MMNRKTSCTALSVLTLSLLGATDRTFAQGVFEGSGEEETSSNCVGDGCGIDFPAPQDETQVTETSDGSETVSEEAQADDQKIASDSTQQAQDSAAVAHLDDEEDAREYFVESSSEYKARKEGFSRRIQFGVRVGGGINLPFGDNDGWNLGFGFGGGIAARLPLTSGGLGVAAGLEFGYRQFHYEGKTEFSKDEATVSQMLFEIPVTLQYAFDDEGFFFGVGGDIQLKMQGESDFTQKIDTDQVHAKDKRHNTLPTTGVEAGATAILGFAFTSWCQMDVRGTFNFTNLLDQDVIAESSLMDTALHMLHLNAGFTILL; the protein is encoded by the coding sequence ATGATGAACCGCAAAACCTCTTGCACAGCACTTTCCGTTCTAACCCTATCCCTTTTGGGGGCAACCGACCGCACTTTTGCCCAAGGGGTTTTTGAAGGTTCCGGTGAAGAGGAAACCTCTTCTAATTGTGTGGGAGATGGTTGCGGCATAGATTTTCCTGCGCCGCAGGATGAAACGCAAGTAACGGAAACAAGCGATGGTTCCGAGACCGTTTCTGAAGAAGCACAAGCAGACGATCAAAAAATTGCAAGCGATTCCACCCAGCAGGCCCAGGATAGCGCAGCCGTCGCCCATCTGGATGACGAAGAAGATGCCCGCGAATATTTCGTGGAATCCTCCAGCGAGTACAAGGCTCGTAAGGAAGGTTTCTCCCGCCGTATCCAATTCGGCGTTCGCGTAGGCGGTGGCATCAACCTGCCCTTCGGGGATAATGACGGCTGGAATCTCGGTTTCGGATTTGGTGGGGGCATCGCCGCAAGACTGCCCCTTACCAGTGGAGGCCTTGGGGTCGCCGCTGGATTGGAATTTGGTTACCGCCAATTCCATTACGAAGGCAAGACGGAATTCAGCAAGGACGAAGCAACCGTCAGCCAAATGCTTTTTGAAATTCCGGTCACCTTGCAGTACGCCTTCGACGATGAAGGATTCTTCTTTGGCGTAGGTGGCGATATCCAGCTCAAAATGCAAGGCGAATCCGACTTCACGCAAAAGATCGACACCGACCAGGTCCACGCCAAGGACAAACGTCACAACACACTACCCACTACAGGTGTGGAAGCTGGTGCAACAGCCATCCTGGGTTTCGCCTTTACCAGCTGGTGCCAGATGGATGTTCGCGGAACATTCAACTTCACGAACTTGCTGGACCAGGACGTCATTGCCGAATCCAGCCTGATGGATACCGCTCTCCACATGCTCCACTTGAACGCAGGCTTTACGATTCTTCTCTAA
- a CDS encoding outer membrane beta-barrel protein: MKFFKLPILAPVVLALSLNAFAQDDDGEWVSAESAPEATESAPAYDGSTDSEFANDEEYASAYARYKSETTKKSDINRQRNEGFSRTVMLGVRAQGGINTFYGDGSDGWGMGFQGGAGLMLKMNLGIKNLSLVPELTFNYRRYNFEKDMGVYTNESQIDIYMFEIPLMVRYTFEDYNLFAGLGVNLGLKLKGTSEFSSSGGTRYNTVATSGMEVGGALDLGYMLTRFVHINLRFVACFTSLLNDALVAEELFYESKLNTLYTTFGVSFLF; the protein is encoded by the coding sequence ATGAAATTTTTTAAACTGCCTATTTTAGCTCCCGTCGTCCTGGCTTTGTCCCTAAACGCCTTTGCTCAGGATGATGATGGAGAATGGGTCTCCGCCGAAAGCGCACCGGAAGCAACCGAATCTGCTCCGGCTTACGACGGCTCCACCGATAGCGAATTCGCAAACGATGAAGAGTACGCCAGCGCATACGCCCGTTATAAGTCCGAAACCACCAAGAAATCCGATATTAACCGTCAGCGTAACGAAGGCTTCTCCCGTACGGTGATGCTCGGCGTTCGTGCACAGGGCGGTATCAACACCTTCTATGGCGATGGTTCTGACGGCTGGGGCATGGGTTTCCAGGGCGGAGCAGGTCTTATGCTCAAGATGAACCTGGGTATCAAAAACCTGAGCCTAGTTCCCGAACTGACTTTCAACTACCGTCGCTACAATTTCGAAAAGGATATGGGCGTTTACACGAACGAATCCCAGATCGACATCTACATGTTCGAAATTCCCCTGATGGTGCGCTACACCTTCGAAGACTACAACCTCTTTGCAGGCCTGGGCGTGAATTTGGGACTTAAGCTGAAGGGAACATCTGAATTCAGCAGCAGTGGCGGCACCCGTTACAACACCGTGGCAACCTCCGGTATGGAAGTTGGCGGCGCTCTGGACCTGGGTTACATGCTGACCCGTTTCGTCCATATTAACCTTCGCTTTGTCGCTTGCTTCACTAGCCTGCTGAACGACGCCCTGGTTGCAGAAGAGCTCTTCTACGAATCCAAGCTGAACACACTCTACACCACCTTCGGCGTCAGCTTCTTGTTCTAA
- a CDS encoding spermidine synthase yields the protein MNILIYFLFALSGFAGLIYEGSWARYLKLFLGHSSYGQVLTLCIYMGGLAIGSFVAGKLVTKTKRPLLGYGLVELAIGIGGVAYHPLYNLLTGIFFTSEFTAGLSSRGAEIVKVLLATGSTLPIAIAVGMTFPFIAAGLMRKSGAEVSLPMLYFTNSLGSAIGILATSYLLIPNVGNHATLCVAAGINFLLAAIFSFIGLTTSPVHTAESEDEEDPNEDYVAKHNLPMPHKNTWLWIAAITGLTSFVYEIVWTRLLSLLMGSSSHSFDQMLSAFILGLALGSACSGKLLKKDSLIVLSLAQIFMAFFALCTLYFHQPFWAMMNEANQIFNPTTDGYVCWSLFKYALSLLWMVPTSFFAGMTLPLITLILTRAFKSEAPIGKVYGWNTLGSIIGSAGGGLLLLPLLQLKGALVLAAILDFAIGFILIAVYRKRWRRSVMFYVVAAMMVLPAIFVKFDPSLITSGAFRAYKNLHPDEKIRVIDGKTATISFHESPVHFYVKTNGKADASMSKDREAPISSDELTQAATAFMPMAVMDKPYDAAMVGFGSGMGAHYLLSDPLLKDFDCVEIEEAMMDLAKGFYPWNNRGYDDPRIHIFIDDATTFFHTNRRQYDMIISVPSNPWVSGVAGLFADEFYAKMRRYMKPGGLWVQWIQTYEFNDLMFLNILKAMDKNFPYVSLYKSTDEPDIIMIASDQPVFQKGIGRFSTDTALVNEFNRIHREPEFFGERNFLFTNKMVSALLDGVEPNSVFVPMVDNRAEEARFTHSEAHIVQMFDSCEVCWQQYLDPKDNEPRRAARVDAMLKQGADPFVARGLLNYAEYLLKESEKISQDGSARVPENVVADSAKADSAVVAGTDSADTTGEVESAYLQELEKSAEFQKFRDEYVEWIRRIPLEARDTNTVYMKVRELVQKNRLPASFRDEFNIMEAARAKDYAQAAIHIAKFYDSYEMRAMDELFLRNCIVLSLLANEPELTMAVYKDAIEGNESFFGVERRLIKRELQKLRSL from the coding sequence ATGAATATTCTCATTTATTTTCTATTTGCGTTGTCTGGTTTTGCAGGCCTGATTTACGAAGGCTCCTGGGCACGTTATCTTAAGCTTTTCCTGGGTCATTCCAGCTATGGTCAGGTGCTGACCCTCTGCATTTACATGGGTGGCCTTGCCATCGGTAGCTTTGTGGCTGGCAAGCTGGTCACAAAGACGAAGCGTCCGCTCTTGGGTTACGGCCTGGTGGAACTTGCCATCGGTATTGGCGGTGTGGCGTACCACCCGCTGTACAATCTCCTGACGGGAATATTCTTCACTTCCGAGTTTACCGCAGGCTTAAGTTCCCGTGGGGCAGAAATCGTGAAGGTGCTTCTGGCCACAGGTTCCACGCTTCCCATTGCCATTGCGGTGGGTATGACGTTCCCCTTCATTGCTGCGGGTCTCATGCGCAAGAGCGGTGCGGAAGTTTCGCTTCCCATGCTTTACTTCACCAATAGCTTGGGTTCTGCCATCGGTATTCTGGCAACAAGCTACCTGCTGATTCCTAACGTGGGTAACCACGCTACGCTTTGTGTTGCTGCGGGTATTAACTTCCTGCTGGCTGCTATCTTTAGTTTTATTGGCCTTACCACTTCTCCCGTTCATACCGCAGAAAGTGAAGACGAAGAAGATCCTAACGAAGATTATGTGGCAAAGCATAACTTGCCCATGCCCCACAAGAATACTTGGCTCTGGATTGCTGCCATTACGGGCTTGACTTCTTTCGTGTACGAAATTGTCTGGACTCGTCTATTGTCCCTCCTGATGGGTTCTTCCAGCCATAGCTTCGACCAGATGCTTTCCGCATTTATTCTGGGTCTTGCATTGGGTAGCGCCTGCAGTGGTAAGCTTTTGAAGAAGGACTCCCTCATTGTCCTTTCTTTGGCTCAGATTTTCATGGCGTTCTTTGCGCTCTGTACGCTGTACTTCCATCAGCCTTTCTGGGCCATGATGAACGAGGCCAACCAGATTTTCAATCCTACGACAGATGGATACGTTTGCTGGAGCCTGTTTAAGTACGCTCTGTCCCTGTTGTGGATGGTGCCCACCAGCTTCTTTGCTGGCATGACGCTTCCGCTGATTACCTTGATTCTTACCCGCGCTTTCAAGAGCGAAGCTCCCATCGGTAAGGTGTATGGCTGGAATACGCTTGGCTCCATTATCGGTTCCGCCGGCGGTGGCCTTTTGCTGTTGCCGCTCCTCCAGCTGAAGGGCGCCTTGGTTCTTGCGGCTATTCTGGATTTTGCCATTGGCTTCATCCTGATTGCCGTTTATCGCAAGCGCTGGCGCCGTAGCGTCATGTTCTATGTGGTGGCCGCCATGATGGTGCTGCCTGCGATCTTTGTGAAGTTCGATCCCTCCCTCATTACCTCCGGCGCTTTCCGTGCATACAAGAACTTGCATCCGGATGAAAAGATTCGTGTCATCGATGGAAAGACCGCAACCATCAGCTTCCATGAATCTCCTGTGCATTTCTATGTGAAGACTAATGGTAAGGCTGACGCCAGCATGAGCAAGGATCGCGAGGCTCCTATTTCAAGCGATGAACTGACTCAGGCTGCAACTGCCTTCATGCCTATGGCTGTGATGGACAAGCCTTATGATGCCGCCATGGTGGGCTTTGGTAGCGGTATGGGCGCCCATTACTTGCTTTCTGACCCGCTGTTGAAGGATTTCGACTGCGTGGAAATTGAAGAGGCCATGATGGACTTGGCCAAGGGTTTCTATCCCTGGAACAACCGCGGTTACGACGATCCCCGCATTCACATCTTTATTGATGACGCCACTACCTTCTTCCACACCAATCGCCGTCAGTACGACATGATTATTAGCGTGCCGTCTAATCCCTGGGTGAGCGGTGTGGCAGGCCTCTTCGCTGATGAATTCTATGCCAAGATGCGCCGCTACATGAAGCCGGGCGGACTTTGGGTACAGTGGATTCAGACCTACGAATTTAATGACCTGATGTTCCTGAATATCCTGAAGGCTATGGACAAGAACTTCCCCTATGTCAGCCTCTATAAGTCTACCGATGAACCGGACATTATCATGATCGCCAGCGACCAGCCCGTTTTCCAGAAGGGCATTGGACGCTTCAGTACGGATACTGCCCTGGTGAACGAATTCAATCGCATTCACCGCGAGCCTGAATTCTTCGGTGAACGAAACTTCCTGTTCACCAACAAGATGGTCTCCGCCTTGCTGGATGGTGTGGAGCCCAATAGCGTATTTGTCCCCATGGTGGATAACCGCGCCGAGGAAGCCCGCTTCACTCACTCCGAGGCTCACATTGTCCAGATGTTCGACTCCTGTGAAGTCTGCTGGCAACAGTACCTTGACCCCAAGGATAACGAGCCCCGCCGTGCCGCCCGCGTGGATGCCATGCTGAAGCAGGGTGCCGATCCCTTTGTGGCCCGAGGCCTGTTGAACTATGCGGAATACCTGCTGAAGGAATCTGAGAAGATTTCGCAGGATGGTTCCGCCCGAGTTCCTGAAAACGTGGTGGCAGATTCCGCCAAGGCGGATTCCGCTGTGGTTGCAGGAACTGACTCTGCGGATACCACAGGAGAAGTTGAAAGCGCCTACCTGCAGGAACTTGAAAAGTCGGCTGAGTTCCAGAAGTTCCGTGATGAATATGTGGAATGGATCCGCAGAATTCCGCTGGAAGCTCGCGATACCAATACAGTATACATGAAGGTTCGTGAGCTGGTTCAGAAAAACAGATTGCCCGCCTCCTTCCGTGATGAGTTCAACATTATGGAAGCCGCCCGCGCCAAGGATTATGCTCAGGCTGCCATCCATATTGCCAAGTTCTACGATAGCTACGAAATGCGGGCAATGGACGAACTGTTCCTGAGAAACTGCATCGTGCTGTCGCTCCTAGCCAATGAACCGGAGCTGACAATGGCCGTCTATAAGGATGCCATCGAAGGAAATGAAAGCTTCTTTGGGGTGGAACGCAGACTCATCAAGCGCGAACTCCAGAAACTCCGCAGCCTGTAA
- a CDS encoding P-II family nitrogen regulator yields MNGFKHEVIFCIVNAGFSDAVMDAAKEAGARGGTILNARGTANKEAESLFQIAIQPEKEIVMILVDSKIKDDVLHALYQKAGLDTMGQGIAFSLPVDNVVGLTPWKPEAIAAAKAAAAEKAAAEKSEDKDEATSIAARLTQKMASIVRSEKSDKKDDA; encoded by the coding sequence ATGAACGGATTCAAGCACGAAGTAATTTTCTGTATTGTGAACGCCGGTTTTTCGGATGCTGTCATGGACGCCGCCAAGGAAGCGGGGGCCCGTGGTGGTACGATCCTCAATGCCCGTGGTACGGCCAATAAGGAAGCGGAATCCCTGTTCCAGATCGCAATCCAGCCGGAAAAGGAAATAGTCATGATTCTGGTGGATTCAAAGATCAAGGATGATGTTCTCCACGCCCTCTATCAGAAAGCGGGCCTCGATACCATGGGCCAGGGCATAGCTTTCTCCCTGCCGGTAGATAACGTTGTGGGTCTCACCCCTTGGAAACCCGAAGCGATCGCTGCCGCCAAGGCCGCCGCCGCAGAGAAGGCCGCTGCTGAAAAGTCTGAAGACAAGGATGAGGCTACGTCCATTGCGGCTCGCCTCACGCAGAAAATGGCGTCCATTGTACGGTCTGAGAAGTCCGATAAGAAAGACGACGCTTAA